The Stigmatella aurantiaca DW4/3-1 genome contains the following window.
TGAGCCCTCACGTGCTGCTCTTCGGGGCGCTGGGCGCGGGGGCAGCCTGGGTGCTCCTGGGGCTGCACCGCGCCAGCGCGCCCACCGCCCGGGCGCTGCTGCCCATCGCCACCCTGGCGATGTTCGGCCCGGTGCTCTTCTACCTGCACTGGCCCTACCTCTGGCACCACCCGGTGGAACGGACGGCCTGGTACCTGGCCTTCCACGCCCGGCACGAGCACTACCCGTGGTTCTACCTGGGCCAGCTCCTCCGGGCACCGCCCTTCCCCCTCGAATACGTGCTGGTGAAGACGGCGCTCACGGTGCCCACGAGCCTCTTCGTCCCCATGGTGACGGGCTGGCTCACGGTGGTGGGCCGCGGCCTGCTGAGCCTGTCCTCCCGCACGCGGGCCTGGGTGCAACGGCCATCCACCGCCGAGGCCCTGGTGGCCGTCAACGCGGTCGCCTCCATCCTCATCATCAGCCACCCCCAGGTGCCGCACTTCGGCGGGGTGAAGCACTGGATTCCCTCCATGGCGTTCCTGGGCCTCCTGTCGGGGGCCGCGGTGGTGCGCGGCTGCACCGCCCTGCTCGAGCGGCTCCGGGCGCGGCGTCCCACCCTGCCCTCCTGGACGGTCGAGGCCCCCGTGTTCGCCCTGCTCATGCTGCCGGCGCTGCTGGGGCTCGTCCGGGTCTTCCCCTACGGCACGGCCTTCTACTCGGAGCTGGCGGGGGGCGTGCCCGGGGCGGCCTCCCTGGGCATGCAGCGGCAGTTCTGGTCCAGCCATGTGACGGGCGTGCTGCCGTGGATCAACGCGCACGCCAAGCCCCACGCGCGGGTCTACTTCCACGAGGTGACGGGCTACTCGGTCCTCGACTACCAGCGCAACGGCATGCTGCGGCAGGACATCCAGCCGGTGTGGAGCCCCGCCGAGGCGGACATCGTCGCCTACCAGTACCACCAGGAGTTCCGCCACCAGGAGCTGGAGATCTGGCAAGCCTTCGGCACGCAGACGCCCGTGACGGGGCTCTATGTGGACGAGACCCCGCACATCATCGTCTACCAACGGCCGGGCACGTGACGCGGCGTACCAAAGTTCTCCAGCAGACGGACCCTCTCCCCTGGGATGCGGCTCTGGCGGGGAGATGAACGCAGCGGACATAAATTGGTCCCAACAAGGGAGGGGACACATGACGCGATGGCCATGGGCCGCGGCAGTGCTGGTGCTGGGAGTGGGCTGTACCCGGGAGGGCAAGGACGGGTCCTCGGCGCGGGCGGAGATCCGGCGCGTGAGCGGCTCGACGATGGAGGTCGTCCCGAACGACGGCCAGCTCCCCTATTGCCTGCTCTACACGGTGTCTCAGAAAGGCGTCATCCGGCAGCTCACGATGACGCGCGAGAACCGCTCCATCAAATGCGAGACGGGCCGTCCCATCGCGAACACCAGCTTCCGCATCCCGGCGCAGGAAGGGCCGGTGAAGGTCTACGTCATCTTCTCGGATCAACGCATCCCAGCGGGCTCCGTGGCGCAGCAGCTCTACGAGCTGCGAGATCGCCCCAACGTGTCCGGCATGGACTTCCGCCTCCACGGCCAGGCGTTCGTGGAGCAGTTGGAATTCACCCCCGAGGAAGATGGCGCCCCCGTCACGGGGGGCGTCGTCGGCGAGCAGGGCGAGGTAGCAGGAGGTACGGAGGCCGCTCCTTCCGAAGCCACGGGCGGTTCTCCCCCGGACGACGGCGGCACCTGAGCCCCCGGAGGGCCAAGACACCGGGGGCTTGAACGCCCCCTTGCCCCAGCTCCCTCTGGAGAAATGGGCCCGCTTGCGCTAGCGTGGCCGTCCAACCTGAGGAGCGCTGCAACGGGGACTTCCCGCCAGGCTCAGGTTCATGTAACGGCGCTCGCTGACTCGTGGCTGGAGGCCCGGGTGGCGAGCCCGCCCCCCACGTCCCCCAGCTCCGTCTTTCTCAGGAGCAACGCATGAGGGTCGTCACGGACAAGAAGTTCACCGACTACAAGGTCGCCGATATCTCGCTGGCGGACTGGGGCCGTAAGGAAATCGCCATCGCCGAGACCGAGATGCCCGGTCTGATGGCCATCCGCGACGAGTTCGCCAAGACGCAGCCCCTCAAGGGCGCGCGCATCGCGGGCTCGCTGCACATGACCATCCAGACCGCGGTGCTCATCCAGACGCTGGAGGCCATTGGCGCGGAGATCCGCTGGGCCTCCTGCAACATCTTCTCCACGCAGGACCACGCCGCGGCGGCCATTGCCGCGAGCGGCACGCCGGTGTTCGCCTACAAGGGCGAGACGCTCGAGGAGTACTGGGACTACACCCACCGCATCTTCGAGTGGGCGGACGGTGGCGCCCCCAACATGATCCTCGATGACGGCGGCGACGCCACGCTGCTGGTCCACCTGGGCTCCCAGGCCGAGAAGGATCCCTCGGTGCTGACGAACCCCGGCAGCGAGGAGGAGAAGGTCCTCTTCGCCTCCATCAAGAAGCGCCTGGAGACCAAGCCCGGCTGGTACTCGAAGGTGGCCCAGAGCATCCTCGGCGTCACCGAGGAGACCACCACGGGCGTCCACCGCCTCTACCAGATGGCGAAGGAAGGCCGGCTGAAGTTCCCGGCCATCAACGTCAACGACTCGGTCACCAAGTCCAAGTTCGACAACGTCTATGGCTGCCGTGAGTCCCTGGTGGACGGCATCAAGCGCGCCACGGACGTGATGATCGCCGGCAAGGTGGCCGTGGTGGCCGGCTACGGCGAGGTGGGCAAGGGCTCGGCGCAGGCGCTGCGCGGCCTCCAGGCCCAGGTGTGGGTCACCGAGATCGATCCCATCTGCGCGCTCCAGGCGGCGATGGAGGGCTACCGCGTCGTCACCATGGACTACGCGGCGGACAAGGCCGACATCTTCGTCACGGCCACCGGCAACTACCGCGTCATCACCCACGAGCACATGAAGCGGATGAAGCACAACGCCATCGTGTGCAACATCGGCCACTTCGACAACGAGATCGAGGTCGCCGAGCTCAAGCAGTACAAGTGGGAGAACATCAAGCCCCAGGTCGACCACATCATCTTCCCGGACAACAAGCGCATCATCCTGCTGGCCGAGGGCCGGCTGGTGAACCTGGGCTGCGGCACCGGCCACCCCAGCTACGTGATGAGCTCGTCCTTCGCCAACCAGGTGCTGGCGCAGGTGGAGATCTTCGCCAACCAGGGCAAGTACAAGCCGGGCGTGTACATGCTGCCGCGGCACCTCGATGAGAAGGTGGCCCGCCTGCAGCTCCAGAAGCTCGGCGCGATGCTGACGGACCTCACCGACGACCAGGCCAAGTACATCGGCGTGGCCAAGAGCGGCCCGTACAAGAGCGACCACTACCGGTACTAATCCGCGCCGGTGTGCCTCCAGGCCCCTGCCCCCACCTCCGGGGGCGGGGGCCTTCTCATTTCAAGCGCCCGTTTTGCCTGGCGGACACGGCCCTCGCTCAGCGGGGCAGGCTTGCGCGCCTGACACCATCGAGAACCCACCAACAGGGCGCTAAAACCCACCTCTCTCCCTTTCATTGGATTTCCTGGATAGGCACAACAGAGGACGTGGGGGGGACTCCACCGCGCTGTGTCTCGCTTGAAAGGAAATCCGCGATGAGCAAGAGCCTGGGGAGCCGTCTTCGTGGGCTGTGGGGTGCATGGGTGGGCGTGTGCCTGCTGGGCGCGTGTGGCACGCCCCAGGACGCGCTCGACGAGGCGTCCGCCTTGAGTGCACCGGAGGCGGCTCCCGGCGAAATCGCCGTGCACCTGTCCTCCGGGACATCTCCCTTCGGCGTCGAGGACGAGGTGACCCTCACCCTCTCGCTCACCAACGTCTCCGCCCATCCGGTCCGCCTGCTCTCCTGGCACACCCCAGCGCAGGGGCTCACGGAAGACCTGCTCGCCATCACGTTCCACGGCATCCCCGTCGCGTACACCGGCCCCCACTACAAGCGCGCCGCCCCCCAGCCCGGGGACTTCCTCACCCTGGCGCCCGGC
Protein-coding sequences here:
- a CDS encoding ArnT family glycosyltransferase translates to MLGRAPTRDERRLAWALWLLAFVALLLAERAVGFVRDEGIYFAASESYANWFRLLFRDPATALTDAAIVRAYDINHEHPVLMKQLFGLSQLLFHEGLGWLRPATAIRLPALAMAASIPPLLFLLGSALYGRAAGLFAALSFLLIPRHAFNAELACFDIPVVAMWLLVVYAFWRALEDGRWGFGCGVIFGLALATKHNALFLPFVVTPFALWRAWKQSTGLPAAREGLWRFVGLFAAVALLYGLLFVALGPEGFQRKFFLLSPHVLLFGALGAGAAWVLLGLHRASAPTARALLPIATLAMFGPVLFYLHWPYLWHHPVERTAWYLAFHARHEHYPWFYLGQLLRAPPFPLEYVLVKTALTVPTSLFVPMVTGWLTVVGRGLLSLSSRTRAWVQRPSTAEALVAVNAVASILIISHPQVPHFGGVKHWIPSMAFLGLLSGAAVVRGCTALLERLRARRPTLPSWTVEAPVFALLMLPALLGLVRVFPYGTAFYSELAGGVPGAASLGMQRQFWSSHVTGVLPWINAHAKPHARVYFHEVTGYSVLDYQRNGMLRQDIQPVWSPAEADIVAYQYHQEFRHQELEIWQAFGTQTPVTGLYVDETPHIIVYQRPGT
- the ahcY gene encoding adenosylhomocysteinase, with the translated sequence MRVVTDKKFTDYKVADISLADWGRKEIAIAETEMPGLMAIRDEFAKTQPLKGARIAGSLHMTIQTAVLIQTLEAIGAEIRWASCNIFSTQDHAAAAIAASGTPVFAYKGETLEEYWDYTHRIFEWADGGAPNMILDDGGDATLLVHLGSQAEKDPSVLTNPGSEEEKVLFASIKKRLETKPGWYSKVAQSILGVTEETTTGVHRLYQMAKEGRLKFPAINVNDSVTKSKFDNVYGCRESLVDGIKRATDVMIAGKVAVVAGYGEVGKGSAQALRGLQAQVWVTEIDPICALQAAMEGYRVVTMDYAADKADIFVTATGNYRVITHEHMKRMKHNAIVCNIGHFDNEIEVAELKQYKWENIKPQVDHIIFPDNKRIILLAEGRLVNLGCGTGHPSYVMSSSFANQVLAQVEIFANQGKYKPGVYMLPRHLDEKVARLQLQKLGAMLTDLTDDQAKYIGVAKSGPYKSDHYRY